A window of the Balaenoptera acutorostrata chromosome 13, mBalAcu1.1, whole genome shotgun sequence genome harbors these coding sequences:
- the CCDC62 gene encoding coiled-coil domain-containing protein 62 isoform X4, translated as MVAVHQRQLLSWEEDRQKVLTLEERCSKLEGELHKRTEIIRSLTKKVKTLESNHIECQSTLQKTQLQLQEMAQKATHSTLLSEDLEARNENLSNTLVELSAQVGQLQAREQALTTMIKLKDKDIIEAVNHIADCSGKFKLLEHALRDAKAVETCIVKEKQDYKQKLKALKIEVNKLKEDLNEKTTENNEQREEIIRLKQEKSCLHDELVFTVEREKRKDELLDIAKSKQERMSAELHNLRQIYIKQQRDLQFLNFNVENSQELIQIYDSKMEESKALESSREMCLSDLENNHLKVDFKREEDQKSLVKDQKFETTLVQQNNSDKSSYDVCKEKKLQVNTSFGGKSVIAVSSLFAKDLVEKQKSWSLGGKIQTEPENKSTFCKIHAKSPKGDGVGVQNEEKQLSETSTSVSGEKWHDVSLYLGLANCSGSKQPEKLDVECQDHLERSGVSCCHKSEACLDESDARLDESDTWESKCCHPSNFTIEAPGHMSDVEWMSIFKPSKVQRIVRHKSVCTCSESASGTKYNSSTSELIAIQQSHCLCSSKSALREDEKFIETESSSDKKNSSEILLVNKDAALPSEKDDFSPTSKLQRLLAESRQMVTDLELSTLLPMSSENLSSSARNNVEVSEESAEKNTLLSN; from the exons GTGAACTAcataaaagaactgaaataatcAGGTCACTCACAAAGAAGGTAAAAACCCTTGAATCGAATCACATTGAATGCCAAAGTACTCTTCAAAAGACTCAACTACAGCTTCAAGAAATGGCCCAAAAGGCAACTCATTCCACTCTCCTCTCTGAAGATCTTGAG GCTAGAAACGAAAATCTCAGCAACACATTAGTGGAACTTTCTGCTCAAGTGGGACAATTGCAAGCTCGAGAACAGGCTCTCACCACCATGATAAAGCTGAAG GACAAAGATATTATCGAGGCAGTCAATCACATTGCTGACTGTTCGGGTAAATTTAAATTGTTAGAGCATGCCTTACGCGACGCTAAGGCGGTGGAGACCTGTATTGTGAAAGAAAAGCAAGATTATAAGCAGAAATTGAAGGCACTTAAGATTGAAGTCAATAAGCTAAAAG AGGAtctaaatgaaaagacaacagaaaataaTGAACAACGAGAAGAGATCATTCGCCTCAAGCAAGAGAAAAGTTGCCTGCATGATGAATTGGTTTTTACTG tagagagagaaaaaaggaaagacgAGTTACTGGATATCGCAAAGTCAAAGCAAGAACGCATGAGCGCAGAGCTGCATAATCTGAGACAG ATTTACATAAAACAACAGCGTGACCTGCAGTTTCTTAATTTCAATGTGGAAAATTCTCAGGAATTAATACAGATATATGACTCAAAGATGGAGGAATCAAAGGCCCTGGAATCCAG CAGAGAAATGTGTTTATCAGACCTTGAAAATAACCACCTAAAAGTCGATTTTAAGAGGGAGGAAGATCAGAAGTCACTGGTTAAGGACCAAAAATTTGAGACCACGTTGGTTCAGCAAAATAACTCAGACAAGAGCTCTTATGATGTATGCAAAGAGAAGAAACTACAGGTTAATActtcatttgggggaaaaagtgTAATTGCTGTCTCATCTCTATTTGCAAAAGACTTAGTGGAGAAACAAAAGTCTTGGTCTCTGGGAGGAAAAATCCAGACTGAACCCGAAAACAAAAGTACATTTTGCAAGATCCACGCAAAATCACCAAAAGGTGATGGAGTTGGGGTTCAGAATGAAGAGAAACAACTCTCGGAAACATCAACATCTGTATCCGGTGAAAAGTGGCATGACGTCAGCCTTTACCTGGGCCTGGCCAACTGTTCTGGttcaaaacaaccagaaaagctGGATGTTGAATGTCAAGATCACCTGGAAAGGTCTGGAGTCTCATGTTGCCATAAAAGCGAAGCCTGTCTGGATGAAAGCGACGCCCGTCTGGATGAAAGCGACACGTGGGAATCCAAGTGCTGCCACCCGAGTAACTTCACAATCGAAGCTCCAGGCCACATGTCTGACGTGGAATGGATGAGCATCTTCAAGCCTTCCAAAGTGCAGAGAATCGTGCGCCACAAATCGGTGTGCACTTGTTCGGAAAGTGCCAGTGGAACCAAATACAACTCCTCTACAAG TGAGCTGATTGCCATCCAGCAGTCCCACTGTTTGTGTTCTTCAAAATCTGCCTTAAGAGAGGATGAGAAGTTCATAGAGACGGAGTCCTCTTCTGATAAAAAGAACTCATCTGAGATTTTGTTAGTCAACAAAGATGCAGCATTGCCCAGTGAAAAG GATGACTTTTCTCCCACAAGCAAGCTTCAGCGTTTGCTGGCAGAATCCCGTCAGATGGTTACAGATCTGGAGCTGAGCACGCTGCTCCCCATGAGCTCTGAGAATCTCAGCAGCAGCGCCAGAAAT